One Brassica napus cultivar Da-Ae chromosome C2, Da-Ae, whole genome shotgun sequence DNA window includes the following coding sequences:
- the LOC106381561 gene encoding 60S ribosomal protein L7-1, translated as MAEEEPKLMAVEEPKGLDYIPEVILKKRKNRDELAFIRKKQLELGNFGKKKKKVADIKRPEDFVLEFRAKEVDLIRMKQRVKRPKSSPAPINSNLVFIIRIQGKNDMHPKTKKVLNSMQLRSTFTGVFAKATDGLFQKLLKVQPYVTYGYPSDKSVKDLIFKKGYTIIEGNPVPLTDNNIIEQALGEHGIFCIEDLVNEISRVGVHFREVMRFLGPLKLNKPEAGVLRGKKQVFSDGGDTGNREDKINDLIIKMN; from the exons atggctGAAGAAGAACCTAAGTTGATGGCTGTAGAAGAACCGAAGGGTTTGGACTACATACCTGAGGTCATACTTaagaagaggaagaacagaGATGAGCTAGCCTTTATCAGGAAGAAACAGCTTGAGCTCGGAAACTTcggcaagaagaagaagaaagttgcTGATATCAAACGCCCAGAAGATTTTGTTTTAGAGTTCAGAGCTAAG GAAGTAGATCTTATTCGGATGAAGCAAAGGGTTAAGAGGCCAAAGTCATCTCCTGCACCGATAAATTCAAACCTTGTCTTCATCATACGCATACAAGG CAAGAATGATATGCACCCAAAGACCAAGAAGGTTCTCAACAGTATGCAACTGAGGAGCACTTTTACTGGTGTCTTTGCCAAAGCAACTGACGGTTTGTTTCAAAAGCTTCTCAAAGTTCAGCCTTACGTTACCTATGG ATACCCGAGTGATAAGAGCGTTAAGGACCTAATATTCAAAAAGGGATACACAATCATAGAAGGCAATCCTGTTCCTCTTACCGACAACAACATAATCGAACAG GCTCTAGGAGAACATGGAATCTTCTGCATAGAAGACCTTGTGAATGAAATATCAAGGGTCGGTGTTCATTTCAGAGAAGTTATGAGATTCTTGGGACCATTGAAACTCAACAAGCCTGAGGCTGGTGTCTTGCGTGGGAAGAAACAGGTTTTCAGTGATGGTGGAGATACTGGAAACCGTGAAGACAAGATCAACGATCTCATCATCAAAATGAACTAG
- the LOC106379559 gene encoding aquaporin NIP6-1-like, translating into MDHEEIPSMPSTPATTPGTPGARLFGGFDGKRSGHNGRYTPKSLLKSCKCFSVDNEWALEDGRLPPVSCALPPPNISLYRKSGAEFVGTLILIFAGTATAIVNQKTDGAVTLIGCAASAGLAVMIVILSTGHISGAHLNPAVTISFAALKHFPWKHVPVYIGAQVLASVCAAFALKAVFEPTMSGGVTVPTVTLSQAFALEFIITFNLMFVVTAVATDTRAVGELAGIAVGATVMLNILIAGPATSASMNPVRTLGPAIAANNYRAIWVYLTAPILGALIGAGTYTVVKLPEEDEEHKEKRSFRR; encoded by the exons ATGGACCACGAGGAGATTCCATCAATGCCCTCAACGCCGGCGACAACACCGGGAACTCCAGGAGCACGGCTCTTTGGAGGTTTCGATGGGAAGAGGAGTGGACATAATGGTAGATACACACCAAAGTCGCTTCTGAAAAGCTGCAAATGTTTCAGTGTTGACAATGAGTGGGCTCTTGAAGATGGAAGACTCCCTCCAGTCTCTTGCGCTCTACCTCCTCCTAACATCTCCCTCTACCGTAAG TCGGGAGCAGAGTTTGTTGGGACACTGATACTGATATTCGCCGGAACAGCCACGGCGATTGTGAATCAGAAGACAGATGGAGCTGTGACGCTTATCGGATGTGCCGCCTCGGCTGGTCTGGCAGTTATGATCGTTATATTGTCCACCGGTCACATCTCCGGGGCACATCTCAATCCGGCTGTCACCATTTCATTTGCTGCTCTTAAACACTTCCCATGGAAACAC gtgCCGGTCTATATAGGAGCGCAGGTGCTGGCCTCGGTGTGTGCGGCGTTTGCACTGAAAGCAGTGTTTGAACCAACGATGAGCGGTGGCGTGACGGTGCCAACCGTGACTCTCAGCCAAGCTTTCGCTTTGGAGTTCATTATCACCTTCAACCTTATGTTTGTTGTCACTGCTGTGGCCACCGACACTAGAGCT GTGGGAGAGTTGGCGGGAATAGCGGTAGGAGCAACGGTCATGCTTAACATACTCATAGCTGG ACCTGCAACTTCTGCTTCGATGAATCCTGTAAGAACACTAGGTCCAGCCATTGCAGCTAACAATTACAGAGCCATTTGGGTTTACCTTACTGCACCAATTCTTGGAGCGTTAATAGGAGCAGGAACGTACACGGTCGTGAAGCTCCCAGAGGAAGACGAAGAACACAAAGAAAAGAGGAGCTTCAGAAGATGA